In Streptococcus pneumoniae, the sequence GGAGACAGCTATGCAATCTACAGAAAAAAAACCATTAACAGCCTTTACTGTTATTTCAACAATCATTTTGCTCTTGTTGACTGTGCTGTTCATCTTTCCATTCTACTGGATTTTGACAGGGGCATTCAAATCACAACCTGATACAATTGTTATTCCTCCTCAGTGGTTCCCTAAAATGCCAACCATGGAAAACTTCCAACAACTCATGGTGCAGAACCCTGCCTTGCAATGGATGTGGAACTCAGTATTTATCTCATTGGTAACCATGTTCTTAGTCTGTGCAACCTCATCTCTAGCAGGTTATGTATTGGCTAAAAAACGTTTCTATGGTCAACGCATTCTATTTGCTATCTTTATCGCTGCTATGGCACTTCCAAAACAAGTTGTCCTTGTACCATTGGTACGTATCGTCAACTTCATGGGAATCCACGATACTCTCTGGGCAGTTATCTTGCCTTTGATTGGATGGCCATTCGGTGTCTTCCTCATGAAACAGTTCAGTGAAAATATCCCTACAGAGTTGCTTGAATCAGCTAAAATCGACGGTTGTGGTGAGATTCGTACCTTCTGGAGTGTAGCCTTCCCGATTGTGAAACCAGGGTTTGCAGCCCTTGCAATCTTTACCTTCATCAATACTTGGAATGACTACTTCATGCAATTGGTAATGTTGACTTCACGTAACAATTTGACCATCTCACTTGGGGTTGCGACCATGCAGGCTGAAATGGCAACCAACTATGGTTTGATTATGGCAGGAGCTGCCCTTGCTGCTGTTCCAATCGTCACAGTCTTCCTAGTCTTCCAAAAATCCTTCACACAGGGTATTACTATGGGAGCGGTCAAAGGATAATACTCTGCGAAAATCGAATGCAAACTACGTCAGCTTCACCTTGCCATACTTAAGTATTGCCTGTGGTTAGCTTCCTAGTTTGTTCTTCAATTTTCATTGAGTATAGGAAAATCAATCTATCAAGATACAGAAGTATATTTTATAGATTTAGAGAATATAGAAGTTATAAGTGTCTACAAAATGGAGGGTATGCAGTTACTTTATGAAGTTTTGTCAGACACTTATCAACTTAAGAATGGTTTTAGTTAACTATCAGAAACGAAGGAAAGAGTATGATTTTTGACGATTTGAAAAACATCACCTTTTACAAAGGGATTCATCCCAATTTAGACAAGGCTATCGACTACCTCTACCAACATCGTAAAGATTCATTCGAATTAGGAAAGTATGAGATTGATGGAGATAAAGTCTTTCTAGTTGTTCAGGAAAATGTCCTCAATCAAGTTGAGAATAATCAATTTGAACACCATAAGAACTATGCAGATTTGCATTTGCTGATAGAAGGGCATGAATATTCGAGCTACGGTTCACGTATCAAAGACGAGGCAGTAGCATTCGACGAAGCGAGTGACATTGGCTTTGTTCATTGTTATGAACACTACCCACTCTTATTGGGTTATCACAATTTTGCGATTTTCTTCCCAGGTGAGCCACATCAGCCAAATGGTTATGCAGGCATGGAAGAAAAGGTTCGAAAATATCTCTTTAAAATCTTGATTGATTAAAAATAGGATGAATTGTTTTTTTGTAAAGCTTTGACAATACTCTACCATGAAATTGATCTTTGTGAGGTAGGGAAATGAGAATAAAATATTTAAAAATTGGTATCTTCTTGTCAGTCTGTGTATGCTACAAGAGCTAGTTTCTTGGATGGACAGGGAATTACAGTTGATGAGATGGCTTGGATAATTAGGGGCATTGTGAATGCATTGATTGGTAGATACATAAAATTAGGTACTTATGCGGCTAAGTATGGTATTAGTATGGCGCGTTCTATCTTAAATAGGGCAGCTGCAACTGCGGCAGCAAGAGTAGGATTATTGACTAAGATTTTTGGATGGATTTTACGAATAGCTGTGCTCGCAGCTGATGTATATGGTAATTTTGCCAACAATATTGCTGTAGCTTGGGATGCACATGATAAAATCCCTAACAATGGTCGTATAAACTTTTAAAATGCGAGAATGAAAGCACTTTGTATTTTTTTATTGAATATGTTAGCTTGGACAGTGCTTGCAATGATAATCCGTGGAGGGCTAGATGGATTTGATAGGCATACTTGGAGTACTATTTTAATTGCTTCGCTGTTCGGGGTATATGATTATAAGCCCATAGATAAAAATAGAAAAAAGTCCAAAAGAAAAAAGAAAAAATAGATTTGTTCATGGTAGGGACTTATGAAAGCTTTACTGACAAAAAAGAAAACAGTTTACAAAGAAAAATGATGGAGGAGCAAACATGGCACAAAAAGGAGTAAGCCTTATCAAGGCAGCATTTGATACAGACAACTTTCTCATGCGTTTTAGTGAGAAAGTCTTGGACATCGTGACAGCCAATCTTCTTTTTGTCGTCTCTTGTTTGCCCATCGTGACGATTGGAGTGGCTAAAATCAGCCTCTACGAGACCATGTTCGAAGTTAAGAAGAGCAGACGGGTGCCTGTTTTTAAAATCTATCTAAGATCTTTCAAGCAAAATCTGAAACTAGGTCTTCAGCTGGGTTTAATGGAGTTAGGAATTGTGTTTCTTACCCTTTCAGATCTCTATCTTTTCTGGGGTCAAACAGCTCTGCCCTTCCAATTGCTGAAAGCTATTTGTCTAGGCATTCTGATTTTCCTTACGATTGTGATGTTGGCTAGCTATCCAATCGCGGCACGTTATGATTTAACTTGGAAAGAAGTGTTACAAAAAGGGCTTATCTTGGCAAGTTTTAACTTTCCTTGGTTCTTCCTCATGTTAGCCATTCTTGTCCTCATTGTGATGGTTCTTTATCTGTCTGCCTTCAGTCTACTCTTAGGTGGCTCAGTCTTCCTGCTTTTTGGGTTTGGACTATTGGTCTTTATCCAGACTGGATTGATGGAGAAAATTTTCGCAAAATACCAATAGGAGCCTTATTTCTGAAACTACTTTCAAAGGCTCCAAACGCTATTCTATAAGCGAGAAACTAAAATCTAAGTGTCTATAAGATATTGAAAGCCTTTTCGGTAAAGTGTATACTAAAGAAGTAAAGAAAAATCTGCTTTAGCAGAAAATAAAAATAATAGGAGAAAATCTATGTCAGATTTGAAAAAATACGAAGGCGTCATTCCAGCCTTCTACGCATGTTATGATGAGCAAGGAGAAGTAAGTCCAGAGCGTACGCGTGCCTTGGTTCAATACTTCATTGATAAAGGTGTTCAAGGTCTTTATGTCAATGGTTCTTCTGGTGAATGTATCTACCAAAGCGTTGAAGATCGCAAGTTGATTTTGGAAGAAGTCATGGCGGTAGCCAAAGGTAAATTGACCATTATTGCCCATGTTGCTTGCAATAATACTAAAGATAGTATGGAACTTGCTCGCCATGCTGAAAGCTTGGGAGTAGATGCTATTGCAACGATTCCACCAATTTACTTCCGCTTGCCAGAATACTCAGTTGCCAAATACTGGAACGATATTAGTTCTGCAGCTCCAAACACAGACTACGTGATTTACAACATTCCTCAATTGGCAGGGGTTGCTTTGACTCCAAGCCTTTACACAGAAATGTTGAAAAATCCTCGTGTTATCGGTGTGAAGAACTCTTCTATGCCAGTTCAAGATATCCAAACCTTTGTCAGCCTTGGTGGAGAAGACCATATCGTCTTTAATGGTCCTGATGAGCAGTTCCTAGGAGGACGCCTCATGGGGGCTAGGGCTGGTATCGGTGGTACTTATGGTGCTATGCCAGAACTCTTCTTGAAACTCAATCAGTTGATTGCGGATAAGGACCTAGAAACAGCGCGTGAATTGCAGTATGCTATCAACGCAATCATTGGTAAACTCACTTCTGCTCATGGGAATATGTACGGTGTCATCAAAGAAGTCTTGAAAATCAATGAAGGCTTGAATATTGGATCTGTTCGTTCACCATTGACACCAGTGACTGAAGAAGATCGTCCAGTTGTAGAAGCGGCTGCTGCCTTGATTCGTGAAACCAAGGAGCGCTTCCTCTAATCTAAAAGGAGGTATTTATGACATATTACGTTGCAATTGATATCGGTGGAACCAACATCAAGTATGGTTTGGTTGATCAAGAGGGGCAACTTCTTGAATCGCATGAAATGCCAACTGAGGCGCATAAGGGTGGACCTCATATCTTACAAAAGACCAAAGATATCGTAGCTAGTTATTTAGAAAAAGGCCCAGTAGCAGGTGTTGCCATATCTTCTGCTGGGATGGTGGATCCGGATAAGGGTGAGATTTTCTATGCTGGGCCGCAAATCCCTAACTACGCAGGCACCCAGTTCAAAAAGGAAATCGAAGAAAGCTTTACTATTCCTTGTGAGATTGAAAATGATGTCAACTGTGCAGGTCTTGCTGAGGCAGTATCTGGTTCAGGCAAGGGAGCAAGTGTGACACTTTGCTTGACCATTGGAACCGGTATCGGTGGTTGCTTGATTATGGATAGGAAAGTCTTCCATGGTTTTAGCAATTCAGCCTGTGAAGTCGGGTATATGCATATGCAGGATGGAGCTTTTCAAGACTTGGCTTCTACAACAGCTTTAGTGAAATATGTAGCTGAAGCCCATGGAGAAGATGTTGATCAGTGGAATGGCCGTAGAATTTTCAAAGAAGCCACTGAAGGAAACAAAATCTGCATGGAAGGTATTGACCGTATGGTTGACTATCTAGGAAAAGGTCTGGCAAATATTTGCTACGTTGCCAATCCAGAAGTGGTTATTCTTGGTGGTGGTATCATGGGGCAAGAGGCTATCCTCAAACCTAAGATCCGCACAGCCTTGAAAGAGGCTTTGGTACCAAGTTTAGCAGAAAAAACACGATTAGAATTTGCTCATCACCAAAATACAGCAGGGATGTTGGGTGCATATTATCATTTTAAGACAAAACAATCCTAGTTTGGCTCAGCCAAACTAGGATTTTCTTACACGTTTTTGTCTACGATAGCCGTTGAGTTTTTTATTTTCCCAGTAGCTATTAAAGATTTTTTCCTTGCTTTCGCGATTGATTTCCAAAAAGTAGGCATAAATCAAATCGATAAAGAAGAGCATAGGAAGTTGAGCGGATATTCGTTGGATGTAGGAGGGTTGGCTGTGGGTGGCTACAAGAACAGTCTCTGTATAGGTCTGGCTATCTTTATTGGGAACACTTGTAAAGAGTACAGTCTTTGCCCCCATCTCCTTGGCATCTAATAGACTATCTAAAATAGAAGGAGTTGAGCCTGAAAGTGAGAAACCCAGTACTAGACAATTTTCATCCATGATGCTGGTTGTCCAGGCAAAGCCGTCTTGGTCTGTCAAAGCTTCGCAGACCACACCTAGTCGCATAAAACGTAATTTCATTTCACGGGCGACGAGGCCAGAACTCCCTGTTCCAAAGAAGTAGATACGCTCAGCATCTTCGATTAGCTGGGCAATTCGCTCTAGTTGGATTTCGTCAATCAAGTCTTGTGTTTGTTCCCTCATATTGCTATAACTTCTGAGGACTCGTTTGGTCAGTGGACTATACTATGCTTGGAGACTTGGTTGGCTTGATTTTCTGCCTGATGTTGGTATTGGAAAATAAATTCTCGGTAGCCAGTAAAGCCACACTTTTTAGCAAAGCGGGTCAAAGCAGCTTGAGAAATATGTAATTTTTGGGTGACTTGTTGAGAAGATAAATCATCTGTAATCGTTTCAGCTTGCAAAAAATAGCGAGCGATTTCTTGCTCTAGGTCTGTCATTTCTTCAAAATGTGAATCAATGATAGTTGCGATATCTGGTTTGTCCATAGGGAAAGCTCCTTTACATGGGTCATACTGGAAGACTAGATCAGGGAATAGTCACACTTCATTATAACACATAATATAAGGATAGATAAATAAAAACGCATCTCTGTTTTAAAAACGAAAAAATCGAAAAAGCTTCTCTCTTTTCCATAATTTTCTACTCAAATTGTGGTACAATTAAGAGTAAGATTTTAAGTTAGAAATGAGACTGATTTGTATGAGAAAATTTAACAGCCATTCGATTCCGATTCGGCTTAATTTATTGTTTTCAATCGTCATTTTACTCTTTATGACCATTATTGGTCGTTTGTTGTATATGCAGGTTTTGAACAAGGATTTTTACGAAAAAAAGCTAGCCTCAGCTAGTCAGACCAAGATTACAAGCAGTTCAGCCCGTGGGGAAATTTATGATGCTAGTGGAAAACCTTTGGTAGAAAATACGTTAAAGCAGGTTGTTTCCTTTACGCGTAGCAATAAAATGACGGCTACAGACTTAAAAGAAACAGCTAAAAAGTTACTGACTTATGTGAGCATCAGTTCTCCAAATTTGACAGAACGCCAGCTGGCGGATTACTATTTGGCTGATCCTGAAATCTATAAAAAAACAGTGGAAGCTCTCCCAAGCGAGAAACGCTTGGATTCAGATGGCAATCGTCTATCCGAATCAGAACTGTATAACAATGCGGTCGATAGTGTACAAACGAGTCAACTAAACTATACAGAGGATGAAAAGAAAGAAATCTATCTTTTTAGTCAGTTAAATGCTGTTGGAAACTTTGC encodes:
- a CDS encoding dihydrodipicolinate synthase family protein, translated to MSDLKKYEGVIPAFYACYDEQGEVSPERTRALVQYFIDKGVQGLYVNGSSGECIYQSVEDRKLILEEVMAVAKGKLTIIAHVACNNTKDSMELARHAESLGVDAIATIPPIYFRLPEYSVAKYWNDISSAAPNTDYVIYNIPQLAGVALTPSLYTEMLKNPRVIGVKNSSMPVQDIQTFVSLGGEDHIVFNGPDEQFLGGRLMGARAGIGGTYGAMPELFLKLNQLIADKDLETARELQYAINAIIGKLTSAHGNMYGVIKEVLKINEGLNIGSVRSPLTPVTEEDRPVVEAAAALIRETKERFL
- a CDS encoding carbohydrate ABC transporter permease, encoding MQSTEKKPLTAFTVISTIILLLLTVLFIFPFYWILTGAFKSQPDTIVIPPQWFPKMPTMENFQQLMVQNPALQWMWNSVFISLVTMFLVCATSSLAGYVLAKKRFYGQRILFAIFIAAMALPKQVVLVPLVRIVNFMGIHDTLWAVILPLIGWPFGVFLMKQFSENIPTELLESAKIDGCGEIRTFWSVAFPIVKPGFAALAIFTFINTWNDYFMQLVMLTSRNNLTISLGVATMQAEMATNYGLIMAGAALAAVPIVTVFLVFQKSFTQGITMGAVKG
- a CDS encoding YesL family protein — its product is MAQKGVSLIKAAFDTDNFLMRFSEKVLDIVTANLLFVVSCLPIVTIGVAKISLYETMFEVKKSRRVPVFKIYLRSFKQNLKLGLQLGLMELGIVFLTLSDLYLFWGQTALPFQLLKAICLGILIFLTIVMLASYPIAARYDLTWKEVLQKGLILASFNFPWFFLMLAILVLIVMVLYLSAFSLLLGGSVFLLFGFGLLVFIQTGLMEKIFAKYQ
- a CDS encoding YhcH/YjgK/YiaL family protein encodes the protein MIFDDLKNITFYKGIHPNLDKAIDYLYQHRKDSFELGKYEIDGDKVFLVVQENVLNQVENNQFEHHKNYADLHLLIEGHEYSSYGSRIKDEAVAFDEASDIGFVHCYEHYPLLLGYHNFAIFFPGEPHQPNGYAGMEEKVRKYLFKILID
- a CDS encoding ROK family protein — encoded protein: MTYYVAIDIGGTNIKYGLVDQEGQLLESHEMPTEAHKGGPHILQKTKDIVASYLEKGPVAGVAISSAGMVDPDKGEIFYAGPQIPNYAGTQFKKEIEESFTIPCEIENDVNCAGLAEAVSGSGKGASVTLCLTIGTGIGGCLIMDRKVFHGFSNSACEVGYMHMQDGAFQDLASTTALVKYVAEAHGEDVDQWNGRRIFKEATEGNKICMEGIDRMVDYLGKGLANICYVANPEVVILGGGIMGQEAILKPKIRTALKEALVPSLAEKTRLEFAHHQNTAGMLGAYYHFKTKQS